From a region of the Nocardioides ginsengisegetis genome:
- a CDS encoding alpha/beta fold hydrolase, giving the protein MSATFVLVHGAWHGAWCWDRLVPELQGRGHAAVAMDLPVDDGGATFEDYAAAVLDAYPADLADVVLVGHSLGAMVLPLVEAARPPALSVSLCGVIPNLGAAPWDDAPPMAREGAFATEQRPDGATVFPTLESAVTSFYADCTDDDAAWAFARLRPQNSSSLWDRAYPVAVLPDVRRAAVVGIDDAAVTLEFSRAVTRDRLGVDPIEIPGDHSPFLARPAELADVLDRLAGEALG; this is encoded by the coding sequence ATGAGCGCCACGTTCGTCCTCGTCCACGGCGCCTGGCACGGCGCGTGGTGCTGGGACCGGCTGGTGCCTGAGCTGCAAGGCCGCGGACACGCGGCCGTCGCCATGGACCTCCCGGTCGACGACGGCGGCGCGACCTTCGAGGACTACGCGGCCGCCGTGCTGGACGCCTACCCCGCGGACCTGGCCGACGTCGTCCTGGTGGGGCACTCGCTGGGGGCGATGGTGCTGCCGCTCGTCGAGGCCGCGCGTCCGCCCGCCCTGTCGGTGTCCCTGTGCGGGGTGATCCCGAACCTCGGCGCGGCACCGTGGGACGACGCGCCGCCGATGGCCCGTGAGGGCGCCTTCGCCACGGAACAGCGTCCCGACGGGGCCACGGTGTTCCCCACGCTGGAGAGTGCGGTCACCTCGTTCTACGCCGACTGCACCGACGACGACGCCGCCTGGGCGTTCGCCCGGCTGCGTCCGCAGAACTCCTCGAGCCTGTGGGACCGCGCCTATCCCGTCGCTGTGCTCCCCGACGTACGACGTGCCGCCGTCGTCGGCATCGACGACGCAGCGGTCACCCTCGAGTTCAGCCGGGCCGTGACGCGGGACCGGCTGGGCGTCGACCCCATCGAGATCCCGGGTGACCACTCGCCGTTCCTCGCGCGGCCGGCGGAGCTGGCGGACGTGCTCGACCGGCTCGCCGGCGAGGCCCTGGGCTGA
- a CDS encoding HNH endonuclease signature motif containing protein, translating into MSTEEAAATLAEATRMVARAQEIELRVAEHAKTVGVGESVGATSTTNFWAHATHQTRTAAHGKMRLAVALAARPALRTAVAAGRVLVEQARVIVEAVEVLPAEHRDEAEAMLIKFAAEHDAQELKRLGRRILEFLDPEAAEAHEAKQLEDEERAAALSTKLTMTDDGHGKVHGRFTLPSAQAAMLKKALLAFAAPKHRAAVDGCVGERRPSAERMGQAFVELIERYPVKRLPKAGGVNATVVVTMDISTLMGGLKAASLDTGERITAGQARRLACEAGIIPAVLGGKSQVLDLGRKRRFHSESQRIAMAIEQGGCNAEGCDWPPGLCHGHHPIPWSQDGETNKDGMLLCPHHHARAHDPKFTMTKQTGGKVAFNRRT; encoded by the coding sequence ATGTCGACGGAGGAAGCCGCCGCGACTTTGGCTGAGGCCACCCGGATGGTCGCGCGGGCCCAGGAGATCGAGCTGCGGGTCGCCGAGCACGCCAAGACCGTCGGCGTCGGCGAATCCGTCGGGGCCACCTCGACGACGAACTTCTGGGCGCATGCCACCCACCAGACCCGCACGGCTGCGCACGGGAAGATGCGCCTCGCGGTCGCGCTGGCCGCCCGGCCGGCGTTGCGTACGGCGGTGGCGGCCGGTCGCGTGCTTGTGGAGCAGGCGCGGGTGATCGTCGAGGCGGTGGAGGTCCTCCCGGCCGAACATCGCGACGAGGCGGAGGCGATGTTGATCAAGTTCGCCGCCGAGCACGACGCGCAGGAGTTGAAGAGGTTGGGTCGGCGGATCCTGGAGTTCCTGGACCCCGAGGCCGCGGAGGCGCACGAGGCCAAGCAGCTCGAGGACGAGGAGCGCGCTGCCGCGTTGTCGACCAAGCTGACCATGACCGATGACGGCCACGGCAAGGTCCACGGCCGGTTCACGCTGCCCTCGGCGCAGGCCGCGATGTTGAAGAAGGCACTGCTCGCGTTCGCCGCTCCCAAGCATCGCGCCGCGGTCGACGGCTGCGTGGGTGAGCGGCGACCGTCGGCGGAGCGGATGGGTCAGGCGTTCGTCGAGCTGATCGAGCGCTACCCGGTCAAGCGTCTCCCCAAGGCCGGCGGCGTCAACGCCACCGTCGTGGTGACGATGGACATCTCCACGCTGATGGGCGGCTTGAAGGCCGCGTCGCTGGACACCGGGGAGCGGATCACCGCAGGCCAGGCCCGGAGGCTGGCCTGTGAGGCGGGGATCATCCCGGCCGTCCTGGGTGGGAAGTCCCAGGTGCTCGACCTGGGCCGGAAGCGCCGGTTCCACAGCGAGTCGCAGCGGATCGCGATGGCGATCGAGCAGGGCGGCTGCAACGCGGAGGGATGTGACTGGCCGCCGGGGCTGTGTCACGGGCACCACCCGATCCCGTGGAGCCAGGACGGGGAGACCAACAAGGACGGCATGCTGCTCTGCCCCCACCACCACGCCCGGGCCCACGACCCGAAGTTCACGATGACCAAACAGACCGGCGGGAAGGTCGCCTTCAACCGCAGGACATAG
- a CDS encoding CG0192-related protein, with product MALLHAATLNPSKIELLSAWLPTQPWAGDVSALEQVGAYRFDDPQGEVGLEAFLLRTGDGRLLHVPVTYRGAPLEGADGALVGTTDHSTLGKRWVYDGTADPVWLLAAATAALTGGHEAELLIDLGKGLERRDPTVRVQGSGSTDVPVPSLDDLSVSVARVVGERVDGAATVSARWEGGEAVVIGVG from the coding sequence ATGGCCCTCCTCCACGCGGCGACACTGAACCCGTCCAAGATCGAGCTGCTCTCCGCGTGGCTCCCCACCCAGCCCTGGGCGGGCGATGTCTCGGCGCTCGAGCAGGTCGGCGCCTACCGCTTCGACGATCCCCAGGGCGAGGTGGGCCTCGAGGCCTTCCTGCTCAGGACCGGTGACGGTCGTCTCCTGCACGTGCCGGTCACCTACCGCGGCGCACCCCTGGAGGGAGCCGACGGCGCCCTGGTCGGCACCACCGACCACTCCACGCTGGGCAAGCGGTGGGTGTACGACGGCACCGCCGACCCGGTCTGGCTGCTGGCGGCCGCCACTGCCGCACTCACCGGTGGGCACGAGGCGGAGCTCCTCATCGATCTCGGCAAGGGGCTGGAGCGCCGCGACCCGACCGTGCGGGTGCAGGGGAGCGGGTCCACCGACGTGCCTGTTCCCAGCCTCGATGACCTGTCGGTCTCCGTGGCGCGGGTCGTCGGTGAGCGGGTCGACGGCGCTGCCACGGTCAGTGCACGGTGGGAGGGCGGCGAAGCCGTGGTCATCGGAGTCGGCTGA
- a CDS encoding LVIVD repeat-containing protein produces MVIRRSRRASSLRRLGVVLTALVAGLLGLTLSGVMSATGQSLPAPTPQAVCGPGAHPETDIQGRVPQADYDSGRIKQDYRCNTEKVAHEGTTGGFKVIRYRDAQGHVCAFYDSTLLFPKDALFNAGTGLGVVVLDMTDPTHPRRTTTLQTPAMDTPHESVLLNKKRGILGAVSGNPATAPGVLDLYDVKTDCQHPALLSSTPSAILGHESGFAPDGKTFYASSTGGQTLVAIDITDPTAPQQVFQQFGVNYHGMRVSADGRTLYVANIGNDSTGARFANGGLRILDVSEIQDRVANPQVRIIKDLSWPEVSIPQVPEPFTRNGRQYLLEVDEYANYSFTSADQTSAPVGAARIIDVTDPTKAHVVSDLRLQVHQPAARKGPEKNDPGANIPVQGYAGHYCSVPTRDNPQVVACSMILSGLRIFDISDLRNPVEAGYYNKVLPSNRPENPTASGAFAMSQPAWDVARRSVWYTDGNSGFYVVRLTNGVGKLLD; encoded by the coding sequence ATGGTCATCCGCAGGTCTCGTCGTGCTTCCTCGCTCCGGCGCCTCGGCGTCGTGCTCACCGCCCTCGTCGCCGGGCTCCTCGGTCTGACGCTGTCGGGGGTGATGTCGGCGACCGGACAGTCGCTCCCGGCCCCGACGCCGCAGGCCGTGTGCGGTCCCGGCGCCCACCCCGAGACCGACATCCAGGGACGGGTGCCCCAGGCCGACTACGACAGTGGCCGGATCAAGCAGGACTACCGCTGCAACACCGAGAAGGTCGCCCACGAGGGGACGACCGGCGGCTTCAAGGTGATCCGGTATCGCGATGCCCAGGGGCACGTGTGCGCGTTCTACGACTCGACGCTGCTCTTTCCCAAGGACGCCCTCTTCAACGCCGGCACGGGCCTCGGCGTCGTCGTCCTCGACATGACCGACCCGACGCACCCGCGCCGGACCACGACGCTGCAGACACCCGCGATGGACACCCCGCACGAGTCGGTGCTGCTCAACAAGAAGCGCGGCATCCTCGGTGCGGTCTCGGGCAACCCGGCCACCGCGCCCGGCGTACTCGACCTCTACGACGTCAAGACCGACTGCCAGCACCCGGCCCTGCTCTCCTCGACGCCGAGCGCGATCCTGGGTCACGAGAGCGGCTTCGCGCCGGACGGCAAGACGTTCTACGCGTCCTCGACCGGTGGCCAGACGCTCGTCGCCATCGACATCACCGACCCGACCGCTCCGCAGCAGGTCTTCCAGCAGTTCGGCGTGAACTACCACGGCATGCGGGTCTCCGCCGACGGCAGGACGCTCTACGTCGCCAACATCGGCAACGACAGCACCGGCGCCCGCTTCGCCAACGGCGGCCTGCGCATCCTCGACGTCAGCGAGATCCAGGACCGGGTCGCCAACCCGCAGGTCCGGATCATCAAGGACCTCTCCTGGCCCGAGGTGTCGATCCCGCAGGTGCCCGAGCCGTTCACCCGCAACGGCCGCCAGTACCTCCTCGAGGTCGACGAGTACGCCAACTACAGCTTCACCTCGGCCGACCAGACGTCGGCGCCGGTCGGCGCGGCCCGGATCATCGACGTCACCGACCCGACCAAGGCCCACGTCGTCTCGGACCTGCGCCTCCAGGTCCACCAGCCCGCTGCGCGGAAGGGCCCGGAGAAGAACGACCCCGGCGCCAACATCCCCGTCCAGGGGTACGCCGGCCACTACTGCTCGGTCCCCACGCGCGACAACCCGCAGGTCGTCGCCTGCTCGATGATCCTGTCGGGCCTGCGGATCTTCGACATCAGTGACCTCCGCAACCCCGTCGAGGCCGGCTACTACAACAAGGTGCTCCCCTCGAACCGGCCCGAGAACCCCACCGCCTCCGGGGCCTTCGCGATGTCGCAGCCGGCGTGGGACGTCGCGCGCCGTTCCGTCTGGTACACCGACGGCAACTCCGGCTTCTACGTCGTGCGGCTCACCAACGGCGTCGGCAAGCTCCTGGACTAG
- a CDS encoding NAD(P)H-dependent flavin oxidoreductase produces the protein MRTPLCDEFGIDYPIFAFTPSEHVAAAVSRAGGLGVLGCVRFNDPDELEKTLTWLDDNTDGKPYGVDVVMPMKIPTEGTSTDLASYIPEEHRKFVDETLLKLGVPPLPEGEGREGVLGWLHSVARSHVDIALAHRPVLIANALGSPPVDVIEKAHEHGVKVAALAGAAKHALSHVANGVDIIVAQGYEAGGHTGEIASMVLTPDIVDAVGPGVPVLGAGGIGSGRQVAASLALGAAGVWTGSIWLGTEEYRNLASNKGWETAFLRATSSDTVRTRIYTGKPARLLKTKWTEAWAEEGAPTPLPMPLQNLLVADAHNRINASGDPDVISMPVGQIVGRMNEVRPVADVMASLVAEFEEAVAHLNKVNG, from the coding sequence ATGCGTACGCCGCTGTGCGACGAGTTCGGGATCGACTACCCGATCTTCGCCTTCACCCCGTCCGAGCACGTGGCCGCAGCGGTCTCCCGCGCCGGTGGCCTCGGGGTGCTCGGCTGCGTCCGGTTCAACGACCCCGACGAGCTCGAGAAGACGCTGACCTGGCTCGACGACAACACCGACGGCAAGCCCTACGGCGTCGACGTCGTGATGCCGATGAAGATCCCCACCGAGGGCACGTCGACCGACCTCGCGTCGTACATCCCCGAGGAGCACCGGAAGTTCGTCGACGAGACGCTGCTCAAGCTCGGCGTCCCGCCGCTTCCGGAGGGCGAGGGCCGCGAGGGCGTGCTGGGCTGGCTGCACTCCGTGGCGCGCTCGCACGTCGACATCGCGCTCGCCCACCGCCCGGTCCTGATCGCCAACGCACTCGGCTCGCCGCCGGTCGACGTGATCGAGAAGGCCCACGAGCACGGCGTGAAGGTGGCTGCCCTGGCCGGCGCCGCGAAGCACGCGCTGTCCCACGTCGCCAACGGCGTCGACATCATCGTCGCCCAGGGCTACGAGGCCGGCGGGCACACCGGCGAGATCGCCAGCATGGTGCTGACCCCCGACATCGTCGACGCGGTCGGGCCCGGCGTCCCCGTGCTCGGTGCCGGCGGCATCGGGTCGGGCCGGCAGGTCGCCGCGTCCCTCGCGCTCGGCGCCGCCGGCGTCTGGACGGGGTCGATCTGGCTCGGCACGGAGGAATACCGCAACCTCGCCTCCAACAAGGGCTGGGAGACGGCCTTCCTGCGCGCCACGTCGTCCGACACCGTCCGCACCCGCATCTACACCGGCAAGCCCGCTCGTCTGCTGAAGACGAAGTGGACCGAGGCCTGGGCGGAGGAGGGGGCGCCGACGCCGCTGCCGATGCCGCTGCAGAACCTGCTCGTCGCCGACGCGCACAACCGGATCAACGCCTCCGGCGACCCCGACGTGATCTCGATGCCGGTCGGCCAGATCGTGGGCCGCATGAACGAGGTGCGGCCCGTCGCCGACGTGATGGCCTCGCTGGTCGCGGAGTTCGAGGAGGCAGTCGCCCACCTCAACAAGGTCAACGGCTAA